One window of Cucurbita pepo subsp. pepo cultivar mu-cu-16 chromosome LG19, ASM280686v2, whole genome shotgun sequence genomic DNA carries:
- the LOC111780923 gene encoding homeobox-leucine zipper protein HAT22-like, with protein sequence MGFDDLPNTGLLLGLGLTLQSKPACLSQKPNNPVDLFSFPAVESEPSLTLGLSTTADLCRQPSPHSTVSSLSGGRVKRERDVSGEDIEEEKASSRVSDEEEDGSNARKKLRLTKEQSALLEESFKLHCTLNPKQKQALARELNLRPRQVEVWFQNRRARTKLKQTEVDCEFLKRCCETLTDENRRLQKELQELKALKLTKPLFMQMPAATLTMCPSCERIGGATATVNGNGNSKAVFSMAPKPQFYKPFTNPSAAC encoded by the exons ATGGGTTTTGACGATCTTCCTAATACGGGTCTTCTATTGGGATTGGGGCTAACGCTTCAATCCAAGCCCGCCTGCCTTTCTCAAAAACCCAACAACCCGGTCGATTTGTTCAGTTTCCCCGCCGTCGAATCCGAGCCGTCCTTAACTTTGGGGCTTTCTACTACGGCTGACTTGTGTCGTCAACCCTCCCCTCACAGCACGGTTTCTTCCCTCTCTGGCGGAAGGGTCAAGCGTGAAAGAGACGTTTCCGGCGAGGatattgaagaagagaaagctTCTTCTCGGGTTAGTGATGAGGAGGAAGATGGGTCTAATGCTAGGAAGAAACTTAGGCTAACTAAAGAACAATCCGCCCTCTTGGAGGAGAGCTTCAAACTTCACTGCACTCTCAACCCT AAGCAAAAACAAGCCTTAGCCAGAGAGTTGAATCTTCGGCCTCGACAAGTTGAAGTTTGGTTCCAGAACAGAAGAGCCAG GACAAAGCTAAAGCAAACAGAGGTAGATTGCGAGTTTCTAAAGAGATGCTGCGAAACGCTAACAGACGAAAACAGAAGACTGCAAAAAGAGCTGCAAGAATTGAAAGCCCTGAAACTAACCAAGCCTCTGTTCATGCAAATGCCAGCGGCAACACTCACCATGTGCCCCTCCTGCGAGCGGATCGGCGGCGCCACCGCCACTGTTAACGGCAACGGGAATTCCAAGGCCGTATTTTCAATGGCTCCAAAGCCCCAGTTTTACAAACCCTTCACCAATCCCTCTGCTGCTTGCTAA
- the LOC111781675 gene encoding uncharacterized protein LOC111781675, translating into MAAITATATATATAALKPPRPKLACFSFAAYAKTVIDHLKSLQIPVLPGLSDFEFTSVESTFQFSFPPDLRSILQEGLPVGSGFPNWRSSSIQQLHILINLPKFCLLKEISQRKFWCQSWGTRPNDPNTAVAMANQFLDRVPVLVPIYRNCYIPSAPNMAGNPVFHVDGGEIRVLSSDLPGFFQTHQYSHLSVPQLHRSVIESPAWAAKETRAVEFWTEVASGKKAAAREITEGWWNQVEFEMGLDGCLEDVFWRLREGGWREEEVKDMMMMNSHDRSSEQNRTTFEKLRVSSVCEILLSGGWSRDDVLYSLDLEDKSAIVIPEEESTFEINVHDQPIRIIIPQVERKNKPKSTAKHAPIFFAAHKNLIL; encoded by the coding sequence ATGGCCGCCATCActgccaccgccaccgccaccgccactgCCGCCCTCAAGCCTCCCCGCCCTAAACTCGCCTGTTTCTCCTTCGCCGCCTATGCCAAAACCGTCATCGACCATCTCAAATCCCTCCAAATTCCCGTCCTCCCGGGCCTCTCGGACTTCGAATTCACCTCCGTCGAGTCCACTTTCCAATTCTCTTTCCCGCCGGACCTCCGGTCAATTCTCCAAGAGGGGCTCCCTGTTGGCTCCGGATTTCCCAATTGGCGATCCTCCTCCATTCAACAGCTTCACATTCTCATCAATCTCCCCAAATTCTGTCTTCTCAAGGAAATTTCCCAAAGAAAATTCTGGTGCCAATCTTGGGGGACCCGACCTAATGATCCCAACACTGCCGTTGCTATGGCCAACCAATTCCTGGACAGAGTCCCTGTTCTTGTCCCCATATATAGAAACTGTTACATCCCGTCCGCCCCCAACATGGCCGGAAACCCTGTTTTTCACGTCGACGGTGGGGAGATTCGTGTTTTGAGCTCTGATTTACCTGGATTCTTTCAAACCCATCAATATTCTCATCTAAGTGTGCCTCAACTTCACCGATCGGTGATCGAATCGCCGGCTTGGGCCGCGAAGGAGACTCGGGCAGTGGAGTTCTGGACTGAAGTCGCTTCAGGAAAGAAAGCGGCGGCGCGTGAAATAACGGAAGGGTGGTGGAATCAAGTAGAATTCGAAATGGGGTTGGATGGATGCCTGGAGGACGTGTTTTGGAGATTGCGGGAAGGCGGATGGAGGGAAGAAGAAGTTAaagatatgatgatgatgaacagCCATGATCGGAGCTCAGAACAAAACAGGACAACATTCGAGAAACTCAGAGTATCATCAGTGTGCGAGATTTTATTGAGTGGGGGTTGGAGCAGAGACGATGTGTTGTACTCTCTGGATCTTGAAGACAAGTCCGCCATTGTTATTCCTGAAGAAGAATCAACGTTTGAAATCAATGTTCATGATCAGCCAATAAGAATCATAATCCCACAGGTTGAACGCAAGAACAAGCCCAAGAGCACTGCCAAGCACGCCCCAATTTTCTTTGCAGCCCATAAAAACTTAATCCTGTAA
- the LOC111781984 gene encoding EPIDERMAL PATTERNING FACTOR-like protein 2 isoform X2, with protein sequence MGCECNNNGVIGRSRILCATLSFLFFLILASTQMRFMAEGRSIPKSGKTVSEDKVVLRGQIGSRPPKCERRCSWCAHCEAIQVPANPQKSSTMKNIAYARDEASNYKPMSWKCKCGSLIFNP encoded by the exons atggggtGTGAGTGCAACAACAATGGCGTCATTGGCCGCAGTAGAATCTTGTGTGcgactctttcttttctcttttttctgaTTTTGGCATCGACCCAGATGAGATTCATGGCTGAAG GCAGATCTATTCCAAAGAGTGGCAAG ACAGTGAGTGAAGATAAAGTGGTATTACGAGGACAAATTGGGTCAAGGCCTCCAAAATGTGAGAGAAGATGCAGCTGGTGTGCACACTGTGAGGCCATTCAAGTTCCTGCAAACCCACAAAAGTCTTCAACAATGAAGAACATAGCTTATGCTAGAGATGAAGCCTCAAATTACAAACCCATGAGCTGGAAATGCAAATGTGGGAGCTTAATCTTCAACCCTTAA
- the LOC111781576 gene encoding uncharacterized protein DDB_G0290685, producing MFRSPRRNQRSRGFKVKHALQICLLLGVCVWLVYQIQHSRGKKASFDERTKLDDVVKLGRKDLHPRVIENHREDEEETRNELEKGTFESDNEEKGSGNDEFHDQQEVQEESDNKNFMVDVEKEREETSEISEETKIEVNKEMENENKGNEEIKEGGNDDNGEIGKSQGEEQGEEGRGGGNEENGNEEYQKKENQEENGSEESKERGNEDVTGHEESKEQENREVNGKDESNEQENQEMNGKEESKEQEYQEVNGKEESKEQENQEVNGKEESKEQENQEVNGKEESKEQENQEVNGKEESKEQENQEVNGKEESKEQENQEVNGKEESKEQENQEVNGKEESKEQENQEVNGKEESKEQENQEVNGKEESKEQENQEVNGKEESKEQENQEVNGKEESKEQENQEVNGKEESKEQENQEVNGKEESKEQENQEANENEESKLKETQEVNGTEEGKVKENQEENGNEERKVGENQEENEGKVKVNEMPTEESKDNENEERKESGTEEKNEEHEVKVNQEERGSEETEKEESNNEETKEKQGENVNLETKEDSRDTKEGSRDTLGDNSSDNKENNENETDAQGHKEGSIEGVVSAEEQVQDGSDRSNDDAREAQYKEDNASSAIHEAQNITTGNEQDGFAKLNEVESVENKENHEDVRRSSEAVDSNTNESIQNGSNAEKNGNNQSEVPEEVTNNNNEEQPVSKDNGQQQDDSVTSNGRSSGSSTTNETADSINVDQDISTSKHDAALEEKNQFNSSLSVTDNTDTSNEGSKESNTSGPDESERQVSHNENENENAGHSNSNDNSSGQQNDHGNSSDLSNLQDNDASSSTVEGAGAGQNDNENVDQSNGNYNNHPKEQFDSHDEGVTFSNTNNSEDLANTGDSSGSSLPQEEKDARTDLSTLPESRTEGNNNDETAAK from the coding sequence ATGTTCAGGTCCCCTCGAAGGAATCAGAGATCCAGAGGCTTCAAGGTGAAGCATGCCTTACAGATATGTCTTTTGCTTGGGGTTTGCGTCTGGCTTGTTTACCAAATTCAGCATTCTCGCGGTAAAAAAGCTAGTTTCGATGAGAGAACAAAACTTGATGATGTTGTGAAACTAGGGAGGAAGGACCTTCATCCTCGAGTCATTGAGAACCACAGAGAGGATGAGGAAGAAACCAGGAATGAATTGGAAAAGGGTACGTTTGAAAGTGATAATGAAGAAAAGGGCAGTGGGAATGATGAGTTTCACGATCAGCAAGAAGTTCAGGAGGAATCtgacaataaaaattttatggtgGATGtggagaaggagagagaggagacCAGTGAGATTAGCGAGGAGACAAAAATCGAAGTgaacaaagaaatggaaaacgAAAACAAAGGAAATGAAGAGATTAAAGAGGGAGGAAATGATGATAATGGGGAGATCGGAAAGAGTCAAGGTGAAGAGCAGGGAGAGGAGGGTAGAGGGGGAGGAAACGAAGAGAATGGAAATGAAGAAtaccaaaaaaaggaaaatcaggAAGAGAATGGAAGCGAAGAAAGCAAAGAACGTGGAAATGAAGATGTAACTGGACACGAAGAAAGCAAAGAACAGGAAAATCGAGAAGTGAATGGAAAGGATGAAAGCAATGAACaggaaaatcaagaaatgaATGGAAAGGAAGAGAGCAAAGAACAGGAATATCAAGAAGTAAATGGAAAGGAAGAGAGCAAAGAACAGGAAAATCAAGAAGTGaatggaaaggaagaaagcaaagaacaggaaaatcaagaagtgaatggaaaggaagaaagcaaagaacaggaaaatcaagaagtgaatggaaaggaagaaagcaaagaacaggaaaatcaagaagtgaatggaaaggaagaaagcaaagaacaggaaaatcaagaagtgaatggaaaggaagaaagcaaagaacaggaaaatcaagaagtgaatggaaaggaagaaagcaaagaacaggaaaatcaagaagtgaatggaaaggaagaaagcaaagaacaggaaaatcaagaagtgaatggaaaggaagaaagcaaagaacaggaaaatcaagaagtgaatggaaaggaagaaagcaaagaacaggaaaatcaagaagtgaatggaaaggaagaaagcaaagaacaggaaaatcaagaagtgaatggaaaggaagaaagcaaagaacaggaaaatcaagaagtgaatggaaaggaagaaagcAAAGAACAGGAAAATCAAGAAGCGAATGAAAACGAAGAAAGCAAATTGAAGGAAACTCAAGAAGTAAATGGAACTGAAGAAGGCAAAGTGAAGGAGAATCAAGAAGAGAATGGAAATGAAGAACGTAAAGTGGGGGAGaatcaagaagaaaatgaaggtaaAGTTAAGGTAAATGAGATGCCGACTGAAGAAAGcaaagataatgaaaatgaggAGAGAAAAGAGAGTGGAACtgaagagaagaatgaagagCACGAAGTAAAGGTAAATCAAGAAGAGAGGGGAAGTGAAGAGActgagaaagaagaaagcaataaTGAGGAGACCAAGGAGAAGCAGGGAGAGAATGTTAATCTAGAAACCAAAGAGGACAGCAGAGACACAAAGGAAGGTTCCAGGGATACCCTGGGAGACAACAGTAGCGACAACAaggaaaacaatgaaaacgaGACAGACGCACAAGGACATAAGGAAGGAAGTATTGAGGGTGTAGTTTCAGCTGAAGAACAGGTTCAAGATGGGAGTGATAGGAGTAATGATGATGCAAGAGAAGcacaatacaaagaagataatGCTTCCAGTGCCATACATGAAGCTCAAAACATAACCACTGGAAATGAGCAGGATGGTTTTGCAAAATTAAATGAGGTAGAGTCagttgaaaataaagaaaaccatGAGGATGTGAGGCGGAGTAGCGAAGCTGTTGATTCCAATACAAATGAGTCAATCCAAAATGGAAGTAACGCtgagaaaaatggaaacaatCAATCTGAGGTACCAGAAGAAGTGACCAATAATAACAATGAAGAGCAGCCAGTATCCAAGGATAACGGCCAGCAACAGGATGATTCAGTCACTTCTAATGGGAGATCTTCTGGTTCAAGTACAACAAATGAAACTGCAGACAGCATCAATGTTGATCAAGATATCTCCACTTCAAAGCATGATGCTGcacttgaagaaaaaaatcaattcaattcaTCGCTCAGCGTCACTGATAACACAGATACTTCAAATGAAGGATCCAAAGAGTCGAATACTTCTGGGCCAGATGAATCAGAACGACAAGTGAGCcacaatgaaaatgaaaatgaaaatgctgGTCATAGTAACTCAAATGACAATTCTTCAGGTCAACAGAATGATCACGGTAATTCTTCAGATTTGTCAAACCTCCAAGACAATGATGCATCCTCGAGCACTGTAGAAGGTGCTGGCGCAGGACAGAATGACAATGAGAATGTTGATCAAAGCAATGGAAACTATAACAATCACCCGAAAGAACAATTTGACTCCCACGATGAGGGTGTCACATTTTCTAATACAAACAACAGTGAGGACCTGGCTAACACCGGTGATTCTTCAGGCTCATCTTTGCCTCAGGAAGAGAAGGACGCTCGCACAGATTTGAGTACCTTACCCGAAAGCAGAACTGAAGGGAATAACAATGATGAAACAGCCGCAAAGTGA
- the LOC111781169 gene encoding protein CROWDED NUCLEI 4-like gives MASPQSGRAGYALSSGKSLSLTPGSRVLQTPLADEVIWRRLKEAGFDEESIKRRDKAALIAYIAKLEAEIFDHQHHMGLLILERKELASDYEQIKSKAETAELLYRRDQAAHLSALTEAKKREDSFKKAIGIKEECIASLEKALHEMRLESAETKVAAESRLTEARITLEDAQKKFSMAEAKLHAAESLQAEADRCNRAAERKLQEVEAREDDLRRRMTCFKSDCDKKGEEIVLERQSLSERQKALQQEHERLLDGQALLNQREEYVLSKTQELSRLEKELEDSRANIEDERRSINNEKSKLQLTEAALSKREEAVSRMEILLNKREQELLVLQEKIATKESNEIQKVVANHESTLRTKISDFDAELQVKQKAVEDEIEGRRRAWELREMDLKQREEQLLEAELDLEAQSRSLATKEKEVEELSKFLDEKEKNLRAAEQELELSKALLHKEKDECSKMKLELQQSLDYLEDRSKQVDCAKDKLEAIRSETNELSLLEMKLKEELDSVRVQKLELMDEADKLMLEKAKFEAEWEMIDEKREELRKEAEILAAERLAVSKFIKDERDSLRLERDVMRDQFNNDMETLSREREEFLDKMTCERSEWLNKMQQERKDLLMDVEAQKKELENCLEQKREELESHLREKLKNFEQEKKSELEKISFLKDKATKDLEEAALEIKKLETERMEINLDRERRNREWAELNTSIEELKVQRQKLEKQRELLHADREEILSEIERLKKFEDLKVALDNMAAAEMSQSDLTPAQPIGSPRRLLKQRALVRDADLNSQHQTDTQKITNGFGTPSMPKLDGDSHPTSTPFSWIKRCSELIFKQSAERERASTRYRDKNLISQADKSSSIPGQLLQSREFEMDGGNGKSQMSYSERPDLKYAIGEPKVIVEVPPVGKDMKGVPVLESEIVNDVTVSDRRILAGRKRRATNITHPGSLGHMEVEHNNKKRRQQEISVNPAEEDPSCPEGASSQMNVLENPKAFGSSTENQESVKEAEVVIVNTDINIIEVMAYKPKNSDIPIDQDASNHQQTISEKY, from the exons ATGGCGAGTCCGCAGTCAGGACGGGCTGGATATGCTTTGAGTTCCGGCAAGAGTTTGTCCTTGACGCCTGGGTCTAGGGTTTTGCAAACCCCACTTGCTGATGAAGTTATCTGGAGGCGTCTCAAAGAAGCTGGGTTCGACGAGGAATCAATTAAACGCAGGGATAAAGCTGCGCTTATTGCATATATCGCTAAGCTCGAAGCTGAG ATCTTTGACCATCAACACCATATGGGCCTTCTCATATTAGAAAGGAAGGAATTGGCTTCAGATTATGAGCAAATTAAAAGTAAAGCTGAGACAGCTGAATTGCTGTACAGGCGTGACCAAGCTGCCCACTTATCGGCTTTAACTGAAGCCAAGAAACGGGAGGACAGTTTTAAGAAGGCTATTGGGATCAAGGAAGAGTGTATTGCAAGT CTTGAGAAGGCTTTGCACGAAATGCGTCTAGAATCTGCAGAAACCAAGGTTGCGGCTGAGAGTAGATTAACTGAAGCTCGCATTACATTGGAGGATGCTCAGAAGAAATTTAGTATGGCTGAAGCCAAGCTACATGCGGCAGAATCTTTACAAGCTGAAGCTGACCGGTGTAATCGTGCTGCAGAAAGAAAGCTCCAGGAAGTTGAGGCACGGGAAGATGATCTAAGGAGGCGTATGACATGTTTCAAGTCTGA CTGTGATAAGAAAGGGGAAGAAATTGTGCTTGAGAGGCAATCTTTAAGTGAAAGACAGAAAGCATTACAACAGGAACATGAGAGATTGCTTGATGGACAAGCTTTGCTTAATCAGCGGGAGGAATATGTGTTAAGTAAGACTCAAGAGCTAAGTCGATTGGAAAAGGAGTTAGAGGACTCAAGAGCTAATATTGAGGATGAGCGCAGATCAATAAATAATGAGAAGTCCAAGTTGCAACTCACTGAAGCGGCTTTGTCAAAGAGAGAGGAG GCTGTCAGTAGAATGGAAATTTTGCTGAACAAGAGAGAGCAAGAGCTACTTGTTTTACAGGAAAAAATTGCGACAAAAGAATCT AATGAAATTCAGAAAGTTGTTGCAAACCATGAAAGTACTTTGAGAACGAAGATATCTGACTTTGATGCGGAGCTGCAAGTAAAGCAGAAAGCagttgaagatgaaattgaaggCAGGAGACGTGCCTGGGAGTTGAGAGAGATGGACCTTAAACAACGGGAGGAACAACTTTTGGAAGCGGAACTTGACTTGGAGGCTCAATCTAGGTCATTGGCAACAAAGGAGAAGGAGGTAGAAGAATTATCCAAGTTTCTTgatgagaaagagaaaaacttAAGAGCTGCTGAGCAGGAGCTTGAACTTAGTAAAGCACTCCTGCACAAAGAGAAAGATGAGTGCTCTAAAATGAAGCTAGAACTTCAGCAATCCCTTGATTATCTAGAAGACAGAAGTAAACAAGTCGACTGTGCAAAGGACAAGCTTGAAGCCATTAGGAGTGAAACAAATGAATTATCCCTGCTAGAGATGAAGCTTAAAGAAGAGCTTGATTCAGTTCGAGTTCAGAAACTGGAACTGATGGATGAGGCAGATAAATTGATGCTTGAGAAGGCCAAATTTGAAGCCGAGTGGGAAATGATTGATGAAAAAAGAGAGGAGCTGCGGAAGGAAGCTGAAATTCTAGCTGCAGAGCGGTTAGCTGTTTCCAAATTTATCAAAGATGAACGTGATAGCCTTAGATTGGAGAGGGATGTAATGCGAGATCAATTCAATAATGATATGGAGACACTTTCTCGTGAGCGAGAGGAATTCTTGGATAAGATGACATGTGAACGTTCTGAGTGGTTGAACAAAATGCAGCAAGAACGTAAGGATCTGCTAATGGACGTTGAGGCACAGAAGAAGGAGCTTGAGAATTGTCTTGAGCAGAAGCGTGAAGAATTGGAAAGCCATTTGAGGGAAAAACTGAAAAACTTTgagcaagaaaagaaaagtgaactGGAGAAAATTAGCTTCCTTAAGGACAAAGCAACTAAGGATTTGGAAGAGGCTgcattagaaataaaaaaacttgaaactgaGAGAATGGAGATTAATTTAGATcgtgaaagaagaaacagagaatgGGCTGAACTAAATACTTCCATCGAGGAACTTAAGGTTCAAAGgcagaaattagaaaaacagAGGGAGTTGTTGCATGCTGACAGGGAGGAAATTCTTTCTGAGATTGAACGTCTTAAGAAATTTGAGGATCTGAAAGTTGCTTTGGATAATATGGCTGCGGCTGAGATGAGCCAATCTGATTTGACACCTGCTCAGCCTATTGGTTCTCCAAGAAGACTTCTGAAGCAGCGTGCACTTGTTAGAGATGCTGATTTGAATTCACAACACCAAACAGATACTCAAAAGATTACTAATGGCTTTGGGACCCCATCTATGCCCAAATTAGATGGTGATTCGCATCCTACTTCCACTCCTTTCTCATGGATCAAACGTTGCTCTGAATTGATATTCAAGCAGTCtgctgagagagagagggcaTCTACAAGGTATCGTGATAAAAATCTGATCAGTCAGGCTGACAAATCAAGCTCAATTCCTGGACAACTCTTACAGTCTCGGGAGTTTGAAATGGATGGGGGTAATGGTAAGTCCCAAATGAGTTATTCTGAAAGACCGGATCTGAAATATGCTATTGGAGAACCGAAAGTAATAGTTGAAGTACCCCCAGTAGGCAAGGACATGAAAGGAGTACCTGTTCTTGAATCTGAGATTGTAAATGATGTTACAGTGTCTGATCGTAGGATTTTGGCTGGAAGGAAAAGGAGGGCTACCAACATTACACATCCTGGTTCCCTAGGACACATGGAGGTAGAACATAACAATAAGAAACGGAGACAACAAGAAATTTCTGTGAACCCTGCAGAAGAGGATCCTAGTTGCCc TGAAGGAGCATCATCCCAAATGAACGTGCTTGAGAATCCTAAGGCATTTGGGTCATCCACTGAAAACCAAGAAAGTGTCAAGGAGGCTGAAGTTGTTATCGTAAATACAGACATTAACATCATTGAAGTTATGGCTTATAAACCGAAGAACTCTGACATACCCATTGACCAAGATGCATCAAACCATCAGCAAACTATCTCAGAAAAG TACTGA
- the LOC111781789 gene encoding cysteine desulfurase, mitochondrial, translated as MASKILASGLRRTLTEFSPAVLRLRHISTAAAVATSPSELHEDESGISMKGVKISGRPLYLDMQATSPVDPRVLDAMLPYYLSRYGNPHSRTHLYGWESDHAVETARSQVAALIGASPKEIVFTSGATESNNISVKGVMHFYKEKKKHVITTQTEHKCVLDSCRHLQQEGFDITYLPVGTDGIVDLEKLRSAIRPDTGLVSIMAVNNEIGVIQPVEEIGKICKEFNVPFHTDAAQALGKIPIDVEKWNVSLMSLSGHKIYGPKGIGALYLRRRPRIRVEPQMNGGGQERGIRSGTVPTPLVVGMGAACELAMKEMEYDDKRITALQERLLNGVNAKLEGVVVNGSMEKRYPGNLNLSFAYVEGESLLMGLKDVAVSSGSACTSASLEPSYVLRALGVDEDMAHTSIRFGIGRFTTEAEIDRAVELTVQQVEKLREMSPLYEMVKEGINIKEIQWAQH; from the coding sequence ATGGCTTCTAAGATTCTTGCATCCGGTTTACGCCGCACCCTCACGGAATTTTCTCCAGCCGTCTTGCGCTTACGCCATATCTCCACTGCCGCTGCTGTAGCCACTTCTCCGTCGGAACTCCATGAGGATGAATCTGGGATTTCTATGAAAGGTGTTAAAATCTCTGGACGACCGCTTTATCTTGATATGCAAGCCACATCCCCTGTTGATCCTAGGGTGCTCGACGCTATGCTTCCTTACTATCTCTCTCGTTACGGCAATCCACACTCTCGGACGCATCTCTACGGCTGGGAATCGGACCATGCCGTTGAGACGGCTCGCTCCCAAGTTGCTGCTCTTATTGGTGCCTCGCCTAAGGAGATTGTTTTTACCTCTGGAGCTACTGAGTCCAATAACATATCCGTCAAAGGGGTGATGCATTtctataaagaaaagaagaagcacGTGATTACCACTCAGACCGAGCACAAGTGCGTTCTTGATTCGTGCAGACATTTGCAGCAGGAGGGTTTTGATATTACCTATTTACCGGTTGGGACCGATGGGATTGTTGATTTGGAGAAGCTTCGTTCCGCGATTAGACCTGATACTGGCCTTGTTTCGATCATGGCGGTTAATAATGAAATTGGTGTCATTCAGCCAGTAGAGGAAATTGGGAAAATTTGCAAGGAATTCAATGTTCCCTTCCATACCGATGCGGCTCAGGCGCTTGGGAAAattccaattgatgtggagAAATGGAATGTAAGCCTGATGTCTTTGAGTGGACATAAGATTTATGGGCCAAAGGGTATTGGGGCTTTGTATTTGCGGAGGAGGCCGAGGATTCGAGTTGAGCCCCAAATGAACGGAGGAGGACAAGAGAGGGGCATTAGGAGTGGGACCGTCCCAACCCCATTGGTCGTGGGAATGGGGGCAGCCTGTGAGCTTGCTATGAAGGAAATGGAATATGATGATAAGCGAATCACTGCGCTGCAGGAACGGCTCTTGAATGGCGTAAATGCGAAACTTGAAGGAGTTGTGGTAAATGGTAGCATGGAGAAACGTTATCCTGGTAATCTGAACTTGTCATTTGCGTATGTGGAAGGAGAAAGCTTGCTTATGGGTTTGAAGGATGTGGCTGTTTCGAGCGGGAGTGCATGCACGAGCGCCAGCTTGGAGCCTTCATATGTGTTGAGGGCGTTGGGAGTGGATGAGGACATGGCTCACACTTCGATCAGATTTGGCATTGGGAGGTTCACCACGGAGGCTGAGATTGATCGAGCAGTTGAGTTGACTGTGCAGCAGGTGGAAAAGTTGAGGGAAATGAGTCCCCTTTATGAAATGGTAAAGGAGGGGATAAATATCAAGGAAATCCAGTGGGCTCAACACTGA
- the LOC111781984 gene encoding EPIDERMAL PATTERNING FACTOR-like protein 2 isoform X1 has product MICTYEQYRVKNQKLSSLFSPHLSVRTKRKMGCECNNNGVIGRSRILCATLSFLFFLILASTQMRFMAEGRSIPKSGKTVSEDKVVLRGQIGSRPPKCERRCSWCAHCEAIQVPANPQKSSTMKNIAYARDEASNYKPMSWKCKCGSLIFNP; this is encoded by the exons ATGATATGCACGTACGAGCAGTATAGAGTGAAAAATCAGAAGCTAAGCTCACTTTTCTCTCCCCATCTCTCTGTTagaacgaaaagaaaaatggggtGTGAGTGCAACAACAATGGCGTCATTGGCCGCAGTAGAATCTTGTGTGcgactctttcttttctcttttttctgaTTTTGGCATCGACCCAGATGAGATTCATGGCTGAAG GCAGATCTATTCCAAAGAGTGGCAAG ACAGTGAGTGAAGATAAAGTGGTATTACGAGGACAAATTGGGTCAAGGCCTCCAAAATGTGAGAGAAGATGCAGCTGGTGTGCACACTGTGAGGCCATTCAAGTTCCTGCAAACCCACAAAAGTCTTCAACAATGAAGAACATAGCTTATGCTAGAGATGAAGCCTCAAATTACAAACCCATGAGCTGGAAATGCAAATGTGGGAGCTTAATCTTCAACCCTTAA